The segment TATTTTATCTAATATGAAATAAGATTTTTGTTCTTAAAATTTGTTATTCAAGCCAAAATTTATCCTTCCACTGTTCTTCGGGAAGGTGAAGATTTTGGTGCAACTTCTCAAATTCAAAAAGTTGCTCTGCTGTTGCTAATTTTTTAATTTCTGCGTAAAGCGTACGCTCTTCAAATCGTATGTACCTGCTCAATTCTTCCTCCAGGAGGTGGAGAACTTTTTCATTTTCACAGCCACAACTTAATAACTTCCTAATCCTACGGTGATTTGCTATTGCTCTTTTCACCCGTACGTTTTTTCCTAAAACCGGAAAAATTAGGTTTTCTTCAGTTTCAAAATGCCGCTCGAGATAATTTTTTTTAAACCAGTCAGTATAACTGCGAATCCTTTCCGGTTTCACTTTATTTGAAAGCCCGTTCCTGATTCTGGAACAAAATTTTAGACTTTCATCATGGTCCTTGCTGAGACTATTTAAAGCAACTTGTGGTTTTGAACTATTCATTTTAAAACGATATGTATTTGAATCAGGAGATCCAGAATTGATCTTTCCAATTATCATCAGAAAAATGAATTCCTTCATGATGTTCTTCAATTTCAGCTAACTGTCCTGAAGTAGCAACCTTCTGAATCTCATTAAAAAGCACTCTCTCTTCAAACCTAATATGTAAGTCCAGTTCCTCTTCAATTTGATGAAGGGCTTTTTCAACCTCATTATCCTGATTAAATAAGCGTTTTAGACGTCGGTGCTCTGCCAATGCTCTTTTTATGAGGTCATGTTCCTCACCCAAAACAGGAAAAATAAACTTTTCTTCTGCTTCAAAATGGGGATCGAGATAATTTATTTTAAACCATTGGGTATAGTCTTTCATTCGTTGAGGCTCCACATTAAACTTAAATCCCTGCCGAATTTTCCAGCACAGTAGTAATCCATGATGATGTTCTCTACTCAAAGGTTTTAGCGCGTCGTGTCGTTTTATAGGTTTCTTCATTCGTTGTTTTTATTTTATTTTCTTCCTCACAATTACAGGTGGGACAGGAATTAATCTCACCCTGCTTCAGCTTTATTCCTTCCAGATTTTCCTTTACAAATTCCTGAATAAGCATATACCTGTCTTTATGATTATTTACATTTATTTGTTTGTCTTCTACAATATCTCTAATTTTTCCTTCATATTGCTGATAGTCCCAGCAAATCGGGCATAAACCTTTCGGAGCATCATTCTTCCTCTCCTCTTCAGGTTTCGGAAAAAAAATTAATGATACTTTTCAGTTATATTCATGGCCCTGAGTCCTATGTTTCGTTATAAGTTCAGTTATTTCTGAAGTTAAACTATCTGCATACATTCCAAAACCATTTACAACCACACCCCTGATGTTATACTTTGGGGAGTATATAGCCATGACAATCATTTCATCCCCGGGATCTGTATCCCCTTCAAAGCGATACAACTCTTCGATTTGGAATTCATCGGGCGAGAGCTGCAAAGAGGTGTGGTTACAAACCAAACACTGCTTTTCTGCAACTAATGAAAAGTTTGTGGTGAAACCTTTTTTCTGAAGGTCATTTACTGCTTCTGAAACGGTGTCATAATTTCTCGGCAATTTCATCTTTCTTTCTTTTAATTATTGAAATTATCTTTCTTTATCGGCCATAATCCGCAGCATCTAAAAGATAGGCTTTTAATATCTGTTGATGCTATTAATCAAACTTTTTTTCCTGCTTCCCTTAAAGAGAACTCCTTTCCCAGAGCAATGGCTTTTGGAAAAAGGATGTTGTTTTCCAGATGTACATGCTGATGTAGGTCCTGTTCAAATTCTTCGAGTTTTGCATAAAATGCACGGTAAGTATTGCAGGCTCCCGGAGGAGGAGTAAAATTGTTACTAAGGGTTGAGATCTTTTTAAACATATAGCTAAGCTTCTTCGTGATCTGCTTCCATCATTCTTATAGGATTATCAACAGTGTCGAACCCAGGCTTTTCCAAAGAAGTTCCATCTTTTTTAGCCTTTACCATTTTTTTTATGAATGGAAAAAGGATTAACTCCTCCTTCTTAAGATGCCCTCCCAGGTCTACAGCCACTTCAGAAAACAGGCGTTGTATCTGGATTAATTCGGGATAATCGCTGGAATGTACCTGAACTACACGCGAAGCATACTGAACTATAAGTGGAATACTTTCTTCTATATAATTGTGATGAACATTTACAATATGATCAGCTAAAAGATCAAGAGACCAGCTATTAAAATTTTGTGCTTCTGGTTTAATGTTATTGATTGCCAATAATTCTTTTTCCAAAATATTAAAATTTACATTTGCTTTTTCCGCTGCCCTTTTTATACTTATTCCACCTCCGCAACAAAAATCAATTCCATATTTTTTAAAAATATGAGCAGCACTTATGTTTTCAGTTACCATCTCTGCCACTGTTCTTGTATCCTGTATTTTCATGGGTATTAGTGTTTAATTAATTATATCAAAAATGAGGATAAGTATCCGGCCATAATATGAGTGAAATCATATTTAGCTGATTATCTGTACACTTCTACTACTGCATCTACTATAAAGCATCTATGGTAACAAATTTTTACCAGGTCAAATCTACTAATTAGGAGGATTTTCTTTCTTCCCAGGCACCAATACTTGTTCAACAAAGACACATAAAACGTTAACAATAATTAAGAAAACGTTAATAAGAACCTGAACAACTTCTTACTTTTATACCATGAGACAATTACATAATGAGTCTAAAGAATTGGATTCACTAAGGGAAAAGATCCTGAGAAATCCGCTTTACTTTTTTATTACTATTTCAGCTATTATGATTATTGCTCTTATAGTATGGGCAGAAATTTCTTTCGGCCTGTTCAGTACTTTTCTTATAAAGTAGGATGTTAGGCATAACTATTCTTAGTTTGTCCTTTTTTTAATATAGTTATGGTGTCATCTCAGCCTTTTACCTCCTACTATCTCTGGGAACAGACCTTAGGTTATTTTTAAAATGTGATCTATTTTTACAAATAAGATATCCCAAAAAAAGAAATGGATTATTTCATCTGGGCCAGGGTTATTCATGTCCTGGCAGTTGTTTTATGGATAGGTGGTGTGGCAATGGTCACTACTGTACTTATTCCTGCGGTGAAAAAAATGGAATCTCCCCGCGAGCGGATGGAAACCTTTGAAAAATTAGAAGGAAAATTTGCTTTACAGGCGAAAATCACTACTATTCTAACTGCTTTGAGCGGATTTTATATGCTGTATTACATGGACGCATGGGAACGGTTCCTGTATTTACAGTTTTGGTGGCTGCACGCTATGGTCCTGGTGTGGTTAATTTTCACAATCATTCTGTTTATTTTAGAGCCTTTGGTTCTTCATAAAGTCTTTAAAAGTTATGCTATAAAACATCCTGAGAAGACATTTACTTTCCTTCACAAGGCGCACTGGATTTTATTTATTTTAAGTTTGGTAACCATACTTGGTGCTGTTGCTTAAGCAGCCACGGATTGTTCTTTTTTTAAAAAACTCCTGTAGATACCTAATAAGGTTTCATGTTCACAACTCCTGATATGACACTTTAGGAAGAATTATCAAATGGGCAGATATTAGCATATAAAAAATTCTCAAAAGGGTGTTCAGGAAAATTATTGTGCTCATTATGATGAACGATCAATGAAAGGCGAGCAGGTAAATCATCTTTTCCAAACAATGTCTCTGGACATCACTCATGTAGATGAAACTAACCGGGTAATTTTCTACAACCGTGGCGAGGAAAGATTTTTCCCCCGAAGCACGTGAATTATGGGCCGAGTGCAACATTGTCATCCCCCTAAAAGTGTTGGTACTGTTTTAAAAATCTTGAAGAATTTAATAAAACGCACAAAGACTGAACCCTCCTTCTGGATCAATATCAGGAAAAAATAAATCTGCATTAGATATTTTGCTGTTCGTGACTATAAGAAAAATCATAAAGGAGTTGCAGGATATTCACAGGATATTACTGAAATTACAAATATAACAGGGGAAAAACGACATCTGGATTTGAATTATCAGAATATTGAAAAATATTGGAGTAACATCCTTAAATTTATAAAATGGTGTTTATAGATAACGAAGGGAATAACGATCCGCACATTAACCTGGCACTGGAGGAATATGCTCTCCGCAATTTTGACGCGAAGACGAATTACTTGTTGTTCTATATTAATGAACCCTCTATTATAATTGGCAGGAATCAAAATACGCTGGAGGAGATTAATTTTGATTATGTGGAAGAGAATAATATACACGTTGTACGCAGAATGTCTGGCGGAGGTACGGTCTATCACGACTTCGGAAATCTCAATTTCAGCTTTATTACAGATCACGATGTAAAAAGTCTAAACAACTTTCAAAAATTCACAGAGCTTAATAAAGGTGCTGAACAAAATGGGAGTTCCGGCAGAATTAAAAGGCAGGAATGACATTGTTGCCAATGATAAAAAGATTTCAGGGAATGCGCAGTTCTCTACAGGAAAAAGAATGTTTCATCATGGCACCTTGCTCCTCAATAGTGATCTAAATGAGGTAACAAAGGCGCTGAATGTCAAGATGAATAAGATCCAGTCCAAAGGACATAAATCTGTGCGGAGCAGGGTAGCCAACATAAGTGAATTTCTTGAGGAAAAGATAGATATAGAAACTTTTCGGTCTATGGTCTTAAAAGGGTTATATGAAGAAGGAGAAGATTTTGAAACCTACAAACTTTCTGAACAGGAATGGGAAGCTGTCTTAAAATTAAAGGACGAAAAATATGGAACCTGGGACTGGAACTACGGTAGCTCACCCAAGTTTAACATCCAGCGAGCAAAGAGATTTGCAGCCGGGGAAATTGATGTGCGGATATTTGTTGAAAAAGGAAAAATTACAGAATTTAAGATCTATGGAGACTTCTTTGGATCTAAACCTGTAGAAACATTAGAAAAACTCTTTTTAGGTGCCCGGTATGATAGGCAGGAAATATCCCGTATTCTTGAACTAAGTGATAATAGAAGAATATTTTGGTGCTGTTACAAAAGAAGATTATCTCGATTTGGTTCACGGTAATGACGAGGATCTGCCAGGTATTCCAGCCCGGGAAGGGAATATGATCTAAAAACTAATTTGCGGAACAGTAAAATTTGAGCAAAAAAAGAGGTCATCTAAAACAGACGACCTCTTCAATCATTAGTTTTTTGACTAATTAACTAATCTATTTTGAGAAATTTTCCATTGTTATCAAACTCAACTTCGATTCCGTTTGATAATTCAACTTCCTGACCT is part of the Antarcticibacterium sp. 1MA-6-2 genome and harbors:
- a CDS encoding hemerythrin domain-containing protein, with product MNSSKPQVALNSLSKDHDESLKFCSRIRNGLSNKVKPERIRSYTDWFKKNYLERHFETEENLIFPVLGKNVRVKRAIANHRRIRKLLSCGCENEKVLHLLEEELSRYIRFEERTLYAEIKKLATAEQLFEFEKLHQNLHLPEEQWKDKFWLE
- a CDS encoding hemerythrin domain-containing protein, with the protein product MKKPIKRHDALKPLSREHHHGLLLCWKIRQGFKFNVEPQRMKDYTQWFKINYLDPHFEAEEKFIFPVLGEEHDLIKRALAEHRRLKRLFNQDNEVEKALHQIEEELDLHIRFEERVLFNEIQKVATSGQLAEIEEHHEGIHFSDDNWKDQFWIS
- a CDS encoding phosphoribosylpyrophosphate synthetase, which encodes MKLPRNYDTVSEAVNDLQKKGFTTNFSLVAEKQCLVCNHTSLQLSPDEFQIEELYRFEGDTDPGDEMIVMAIYSPKYNIRGVVVNGFGMYADSLTSEITELITKHRTQGHEYN
- a CDS encoding hemerythrin domain-containing protein translates to MFKKISTLSNNFTPPPGACNTYRAFYAKLEEFEQDLHQHVHLENNILFPKAIALGKEFSLREAGKKV
- a CDS encoding DUF542 domain-containing protein, which encodes MKIQDTRTVAEMVTENISAAHIFKKYGIDFCCGGGISIKRAAEKANVNFNILEKELLAINNIKPEAQNFNSWSLDLLADHIVNVHHNYIEESIPLIVQYASRVVQVHSSDYPELIQIQRLFSEVAVDLGGHLKKEELILFPFIKKMVKAKKDGTSLEKPGFDTVDNPIRMMEADHEEA
- a CDS encoding PAS domain-containing protein, encoding MKGEQVNHLFQTMSLDITHVDETNRVIFYNRGEERFFPRST